The region GCGTATTGGACTCCCAGCTCCTGTAGGACTTTCACGGTCTCTTCGTTCTCTACGAACTCTCCTACCACCCCTACCTGGAGCTCCTCCCCCAGTGTTGAGATGATTTTTATGACTTTTTTAACAAATGAGTCGCTCTCTACGTCCTTTATGAGGGTGCCGTCTATCTTCAGGAACTTGAGGATGCCCTTCTTGGCCAGTTCAACCAGGGTTCTAAGCGACGAGTACCCTTTGCCGAAGTCGTCTATTATGAAGTAGATTTTGTGGTTCTTTGAGACCTCCTCTACAACCTGGGTGTTCTCTACGAAGCGCTGCTCTGTAAGCTCGAGGGTTACCCCGGTTTCACCGAAGCTCTCTACAAAGGATTGAAGCTCCTTTATGTAGTTGGGGTCGAGGAGCGACTGGAAGCTTACGTTGATGAAGAGTCTGTTGGTTATGCGCTTTATGAGGTTTGCCTTCTCTTTGAGGCGTTTTATAACCAGTGTGTCGAACTCCTCTATAAGGTGGAGGTTGTAGATGGCGTCTATGAATATTCCGGCCGGTATGAGCTTCTCCCCGTCCTTTATCCTGCCCAGAACCTCCAGCGTAAAGAGCTCCCTTGTATCTACGGTGTAAATGGGCTGAAAGACAACGTCTACCTCTCCGTTTTTTATCTTCTTCAGAACGAAGTGCTCGTTGTACTTCTCGTTTAGAATCTCCTCTATTTTCCTCTGGCCCTCGTTTCCGCTCAGGTAAAGGCGGTCTCTGTTGAGCTTTTTCGCCTCCTTCTTCAGGTTGGAGAAGACCTTTATCAGCTCCTCCGGCGTTACCTGGCCGAAGGGAGGAAGCTCCACGCCCACAACAAGGGCTTTCAGGTGGAGCCTTTTCCCCTCGGCTTCCGCCGGCTCCTTGAGGGCTTTCTCCACCTTCTCAAGGAGCCGCTTTCCGCTTCCCGTTGTCAGGAGGTAGAGGTCTGCGGTTACGCCCTTAATGAGGAGCTCGGTTTCTGGCTCTATCTCCCTTTTGAGGCGCTTAATAATCTCCTTTATTGCGCCGGTTACTATTCCCTCCCCGTATATTGCGTTTAGCGACTTTAGTCCCTGGAAGTCGACCATAAAAACGGTGATTCTTCCCTCTCTCTGGAGGAACTGAATCAGCTTGAAGAAGCTGTGCTCAAGGTCGGAGTAGGTAACGAAGTAGAGCTCACCGAGAACCTGGGTGAACCTTATCACCTGCTCTTTTAAGTCTTTAAAGACCAGGTAGGCCTCGTTGAACTGTTTCTTGGAGCAGTAGTAGTAGAGAGAGTCGGCAAGCTTGTGGATGAGGCGGTGGAGCTCGTCAAGGTAGGAGCAGAGGTTCTTGTCCATGCACACCATAAGGGACTCGGGGTAGTTGAGAACCTTTGTGAACTCACACTCTTTGTAGTTCTTAAGGGGAAACCGGGAAAGCTCGAGGTCGGCTATGCTCTCAGAGAGCTCCTCTATCCACTTTGCGTGTTTTTTAAAGAGCAGGTGCTCCTTAAAAGGGGAGTCTAAGACCCGTCTCAGCTCAAGGGCCTCCTTCTTCAGGTAAGCCCTTGCCACGGCGTTGAGGAGCTTCTGTAGCTTCCTCGAAACCTCAAAGAGCTGCAGTCTATCTATCTCCTTCTCTGCAAGCTGTTCAACCAGCTTCTCCTTTGCCGCGGTAACTGCTCTATATATGGCAACGTAGGGAACCTGGTAGAGCCTAACGCTCTCTTCAACTTTACCGTTGAGCCTGTTTTTACCTTCAAGGTTTTCAAGGAACAGGTTTAAAAGCGTTTTCTGGAGTTTTACGAGCTCTTTAAAGGCCCTCTCCTCCTTTACGAACTCCCTGACGAACGGGTCCCTTGAGAACTCCCTCTCTATCTCCTTGAGGAAGTCGGGAAGCAGCGACTTTAAAAGCTTAAGACTCTCTCTATCCATACTCTCCTCCGCCTACTTCCCATTTTCGGCCTTCTTGAACGCTTTTTAAGGGAGAAATTCCCCCTTCTACTGTTGACACCTCCGCCGCCGTTTCCTATATTTCCCAGTGTCAACGCGTGGGCGGATAGCTCAGCTGGGAGAGCGCCAGCCTTACAAGCTGGAGGTCACAGGTTCGATCCCTGTTCCGCCCACCACTTCCACGGGGACGTAGTTCAGTTCTGGTTAGAACGCCGGCCTGTCACGCCGGAGGTCGCGGGTTCGAGTCCCGTCGTCCCCGCCACTTCCCCCTCCAATCCGAGTAATCCCTTGCCCCGCCTGTATAATCTTCGTTTAGAGACTATCCCCGGGGAGGAGTTATGAAACTCACCGGCAAGACCGCCGTTTACGGCATAATAGGCCATCCGGTTAAGCACTCCCTCTCTCCGCTGATGCAGACGGCCGCTTTTGAGGCTCTCGGTATAGATGCCGTTTACGTTCCCTTCAACCTCGCCCCCCAAAATTTGAAGGAGGGTATAGAGGGCCTGAGAGTTCTCGGAGTGAAGGGTTTTAACGTTACCGTTCCCCATAAGGAGCAAGTTGCCGAGCTTGTGGACTTCCTTGAAGGTGACGCAGAGTTCCTGGGGGCCGTTAACACCGTAAAGAACGAGGAGGGGCAGCTTACCGGTTACAATACCGACGCCGAAGGTTTCTTGCGCTCGCTCCTTGAAGAGGGCGTAGAGCTTGAGGGGAAGAAGGCCCTGATGTTCGGTGCCGGGGGAGCGGCAAGGGCCGTAGGCTACGCCCTTTTAAAGGGGGGAGTTAAGTTCCTGCACGTTGTAAACAGGAGCTTCCCCAAGGCCAAAGCCCTCGGCGAGCTCCTCTCGAGGCGGGGAAACGTCCTCGTTTACCCTCTGAGGGACTCGGTTGTGGAAACGCTCCTTGATGAGGCTGATATTATCGTAAACACCACCTCTTTGGGCCTTCACCCCCAAGACCCTCAGCTCTTCGACTACTCTAAAATCCCCGAAGAGAAGGTGGTAGTTGATATTATCTACAACCCGCCCCTTACCCCTTTACTCAAAGCGGCCAAGGAGAGAGGCTGTAAGGTTATAAACGGCCTCGGGATGCTGATTCACCAGGGGGCTGTTGCCTTTGAAATCTGGACCGGCCAGAAGGCTCCGGTTAAGGTTATGAGAGAGGTTCTCGAAGGAGAGCTGTATGGTTAACTTCCTCAGGGAGCTTGTAAACTCCGAGGTGTGGCACCTATACGAGCCTTACCTCGTTTCTCTCCTTCTGGGCGGCCTTTTGGGGGTGGAGAGGGAGTTTAAAAAACAGAAGGAGGGAACTCCCTCTTTCGGCGGCATCAGAACTTTCATACTCATATCTCTCCTCGGCACCGTTTCTGCCCACCTGGCAGCTGTTTACAACCAGTGGTTCTTAATGGTGGTCTTCGGTGCAGTAACTCTTCTGGTTCTCCTCGCCCAGTTCCTTGAAGGGCTGCCGGGACTAACGTCGGAGGTTTCGGCCCTTTTAACCTTCTCCATAGGGGCACTCTGTTATTTTCGGGAGTTTCAGCTGGCCTCGCTCCTTGCGGTTATGGTGCTCTTTGTGCTCTCCTTTAAGGAGCAGATGCACCGGTTCGTAAAGCACCTTACGCTGGAAGACCTCTACGCCTTCTTGAAGTTTGCGGCCGTTACGGTTGTTATCTACCCGCTCCTTCCCGACAGGAACTTCCACGGGGTCAACCCCAAAGAAGTGTGGACTATGGTTGTTGTTATCTCCTCTATAGACTTCCTCGGTTACGTTTTAACCAAGCTTATAGGTAAGAGGGGGATTCTCGTTGCCGGTTTTGTGGGCGGGCTCGTCTCTTCAACTGCGGTTACTGCAACTTTTTCCCCCTTGGCAAGGCTCAACCCTTCTCTCACCAGGGAGTACGGCGCCGGTATAGTGGGAGCTTCCGCCATAATGTTCCCCCGTATGACCCTACTTGCGGCCATAATAAGCCCTTACTTTGCCAAGTTCCTCCTCATCCCCTCTATGGTTGCCTTTGCCTTCGGGATGCTCTTTGCCTACAGGCTTACAAGCGGCAAGGGGGCGGAGGAGACCCAGGTGAAGATAGAAAACCCCTTTGAGCTCTCAACGGCCTTTAAGTTTGGCCTCTTTTACGCCTTTGTCCTATTTGCCTCGAGGAACGCCCTGAAGTACTTCGGAAACTACGGCCTTTACGGGGTTGCCGCCATCTCCGGTTTGGCAGATGTAGACCCTTTAACCCTTTCCGTTTCCAAGCTCTACGCCTCGGCCTCGGTTGCCCTGTTGCCGGCGATAATTGCCGTTCTGCTTTCGGCCTTTGTTAACACGCTTTTTAAGTGGTTCCTTACGCTTTCTATGGGAACAAAGGAGCTCTTTAAGGTTACAACGCCCGGGTTTATCGCCCTTGCCGTAGGCGAGGCTGTGGGGGTTGCGCTCCTCTGGATGGCGGGCTTCAGGTAGGGAGGGTAAAGGGGCGGAAGCTCCGCCCCTGTTGGTTACTGAACGGGGTAAACGCTTACGAACTTCTTGTTACGGCGGGTTTCAAACTTTACAACGCCGTCTATCAGGGCAAAGAGGGTGTAGTCGCTGCCCATTCCCACGTTCTGGCCGGGGTGGATGGAAGTTCCCCTCTGCCTTACGATGATGTTTCCGGCCTTAACGATTTGGCCGTCGTGCCTTTTTACTCCGAGCCTTTTTCCGATGGAGTCCCTACCGTTTTTGGTGGAACCCATACCTTTCTTATGTGCCATGGCGAACCTCCAATCGGCTTTCGGTTTAACCTACGATTTCGTTGATTTGAAGCTCTGTAAAGTGTTGACGGTGGCCGTACTTACGCTGGTAGTGCTTCTTGGCCTTGTACTTGAAAACGATAATCTTCTTACCCTTACCGTGCCTTACAACGGTGGCCTTAACCTTTGTTCCCTTGGCTTCAGGTCCTACCTTCACTTCTCCGTTGTCGCCCCTTACCATAAGGGCCTCAAACTCCACCTCGGACCCTTCAGGTAGGTTGAGCTTCTCAACCTTTATAACCTGACCGGGCTCCACTACGTACTGCTTACCGCCTGTCTTTATTACGGCATACATGGTGCAACCTCCGTGGTTGGTTAAAAGTGGACTGTTAATTTATAACAGCGGTGGCGGTAAGGTCAAGGAGAGGTTTGAGGAAATTCCTCTTTAAAACTGTTCCTTTTAAATATAATCGGATTTGAACCGGATTGGAGTTTCCGATGGTTCTCTACCCGACCCTGGTCCTCGACAGGACCTACCTTCCCGTCACAGTCTTTTCACACAAGAAGGCCTTCCTCCTTGAGGTTTTGGGCAGGTGCGAAGTTCTCCAGCACTACTTCTCGGTTTACCTCTACTCTCCTACAAAAAAGTTTCCCGCCCCTTTGGTTGTTAGGGTGCCCGTACTTCTGCGCCACTGGCAGACCGCCTCTCCCACGCGGAGGGCCGTTTTCATCCGCGACAACTTCACCTGTGCCTACTGCGGCCGCGTGGTGAAAGACAGCGATGCAACAATAGACCACGTTCTTCCCAAGAGCCGGGGCGGAGAGTGGAGCTGGGAGAACCTTGTGACCTGCTGCTGCGAGTGTAACCAGCGTAAAGGTGACAGAACGCCCGAAGAGGCTGGAATGGAGCTGCTGTTTAGGCCGAAGCGCCCCACGGCCTTCGAGGTTGAACTAAACCGCTGGAGGAGGCGGTTTAACAGGGAGTTCTTGGCCGTTCTCTCCCTTTACGGGGTGAGATTAGAAGAGGGGAAAACTGGATAGAGAGGGGTTACCTCTCTATCCAGTAGTTGGGAGCCTCTTTGGTGATTATTACGTCGTGAACGTGGGACTCTTTAAGGCCGGCCGCTGTTATCCTCACGAAGCGGGCCTTCTTCCTCATCTCCTCTATGTTGGCCGCTCCACAGTATCCCATTCCGGCCCTGAGTCCTCCTACGAGCTGGTGGATTGTGTCGGCCAGGGGTCCCCTGTAGGGAACCATTCCCTCTATACCTTCGGGAACGAGCTTCTTCTCCTCAACCTCGTTCTGGAAGTAGCGGTCTTTGCTTCCCTTCTTCATCGCCCCGAGGGAGCCCATCCCCCTGTAAACTTTGTAGCTCCTGCCCTGGTAGAGAATCAGCTCTCCGGGGCTCTCCTTGGTTCCGGCGAAGAGGCTGCCTATCATCACCACCCTTGCGCCTGCCCCGATTGCCTTGGCGATGTCTCCCGAGAACTTTATTCCGCCGTCAGCAATGATGGAGATGTCGTACTTGTCGGCAACCTCTGCACACTGGGCAACGGCGGTGAGCTGGGGAACGCCCACGCCTGCAACTATCCTGGTTGTGCAGATAGAACCCGGGCCTATGCCCACTTTAACTGCGTCTGCACCGGCCTTTATGAGAGCCTCTGTCCCTTCCGGTGTTGCAACGTTTCCGGCTATAACGTCTACGTCGGGCCAGCGGCTCTTTACCTTCTCTACCATCTCTATAACGCCCTTGGAGTGGCCGTGGGCGGTGTCTATCACTATAACGTCTACGCCGGCCTCAACCAGGGCCTCGGCCCTCTTCAGGGCCTCCTGGCCTACCCCTATTGCCGCGCCCACCATGAGCCTGCCGAGCTCGTCTTTGCAGGCGTTGGGGTACTTCTCCTTCTTCTCTATGTCCTTTATGGTTATGAGCCCTTTGAGGTAGCCGTTTTCGTCAACAACCGGGAGCTTCTCGATTTTGTACTTGTGGAGTATCTCCTTGGCCTCCTCTAATGTGGTGCCCACGGGAACGGTTCTGAGGTTCTCCTTGGTCATAACCTCGGCGATGCGCTTGGAGAAGTCTTTAACGAACCTGATGTCCCGGTTGGTGATTATCCCTACCAGCTTGCCCTCATCGTTTACAACGGGCAGGCCCGATATCTTGTACTTCTTCATGAGGGCTTCGGCCTCTGCTATCGTCTGCTCAGGCTTTACGGTAACGGGCTTTACTATCATTCCGCTTTCGCTTCTTTTAACCCTGTCTACCTCTTCGGCCTGCTCCTCTATCGACATGTTCTTGTGGATTATTCCGATTCCCCCTTCCCGGGCTATGGCTATTGCCAGCTCGGCCTCCGTTACCGTGTCCATGGCGGCGCTCATTATGGGGATGTTGAGGGTTATCTTCTTTGTGAGCTTCGTCCTTACGTCTACCTGAGTTGGAAGAACTTCCGAGTAGTTGGGAACCAGGAGAACGTCGTCAAATGTAAGGGCTTCCTTTACCTCTCTGCCCAGCATATTTTCCTCCTTGAAAACTTTAGGCAATTATAGTTTTGCTGTTACAATTGGGCAAGTAGGAGGTGGCCTTTGGAGAAGAAGCTCTGGGGTGGAAGGTTCAAGGAGAGCACAAACAAGCTGGTTGAGCAGTTTACCGAATCGGTCTCCTACGATAAACGTTTGGCCCCCTTCGATATAGCCGGAAGCGTGGCCCACGTGAGAATGCTCGCCAAGCAGGGAATCCTCTCTAAGGAGGAGGCGGACAGAATCGTTGAAGGCCTCCACAAAGTCCTTGAAGAGGTTGAGAGCGGGAAGTTTGAGTGGAAGACCGAGCTTGAAGACGTTCACATGAACGTTGAGAAGAGGCTCACAGAGCTTGTGGGCCCCGTGGGGGGGAAGCTCCACACCGGTCGCTCCCGCAACGACCAGGTTGCAACCGATGTGCGCCTTTACGTTCGCCACGAGATAGAGGAGGTTTTGAAGCTCCTTAAAGAGCTTCGCCGCGCATTCCTGAAGCAGGCCGAGGAGCACATAGACGTTGTTATGCCCGGCTACACCCACCTTCAGATAGCCCAGCCCGTTCTCTACTCCCACCACATGCTTGCCTACTACCACATGTTCAAGCGGGATGAGGAGCGATTCAGGGATACACTGAAGAGGGTGAACGTCTCACCCTTAGGTTCTGCCGCCCTTGCCGGAACCAGCTACCCCCTCGACAGGGAGTTCACTGCGGAGCTTTTGGGGTTCGAGGGGGTTACCCGCAACAGTATGGACGCAGTAAGCGACAGGGACTTTGTAGCCGAGACTATATTTAACTGCGCCATGGTTATGATGCACCTGTCCCGCCTATCCGAGGAGCTCATCATCTGGTCTACCGAAGAGTTCGGCTTTATCGAGCTTCCCGACGCCTTCTGCACCGGAAGCTCCATAATGCCCCAGAAGAAAAACCCCGACGTTTCCGAGCTCACCCGGGGTAAAACCGGAAGGGTTTACGGCGACCTCATGGCCATTCTCACGATACTGAAAGGGCTTCCCCTCACCTACAACAGGGACCTTCAGGAGGACAAGGAGCCCCTGTTCGACGCCCTCGACACCGTTAAAATGGCCCTTAAAGTTAACGCCCTTGTAGTTGCCGGTATGAAACCGAAGGCCGAAAGGATGAGAGAACAGGCCCGCAAAGGTTTCTCCCTTGCCACAGACCTTGCAGACTACCTCGCCAAAAAGGGGATGCCCTTCCGTGAAGCCCACAGGGTTGTGGGCGAGCTTGTGGCCTACTGCCTCGATACCGGTAAGGAGCTCGACCAGCTCACCCTTGAGGAGTTTAAGAGGTTCTCAGACCTTTTTGGGGAAGACGTCCTCTCGCTCATGAGCGTTGAGGGCTCTGTAAACAGCAGAAACGTAATAGGCGGAACGGCCAGAGAGCAGGTTCTTAAAGAGATAGAGCGGATAAAGAGCGAAGAGTCCTTTTAAGTAAAATCCGGAGGTTGTCATGGTAAGGTTTGAGCCCTCCTTCTTCACCCGGAGGAACAGAGATATAGACGAAGTTACCCTTAGGGCCTTAGCCCGTGAGGTGAGGAAGGACATACTCAAAATGACCTCTGAGGCCCAGTCGGGGCACCCCGGCGGAGCCATGTCTGCGGCCGACATAATAGTCACCCTCTACTACTACAAAATGCGTCACAACCCCGAAAACCCCAAGTGGGAAGAGAGAGACCGCTTTGTCCTCTCTAAGGGACACGTCTGCCCGGCCCTCTACTCGGTGCTTGCCCGCACCGGCTACTTCCCCCTGGAGAAACTCCACGAGTTCAGGAGGCTCGACGGAGACCTCCAGGGCCACCCCGACATGCACAAAACGCCGGGAATAGAGATAAGCACCGGTAGCTTGGGTCACGGTATCGGTGCGGCCGTTGGAATGGCCATGGGGCTGAAGCTGAGCGGAAGCGACAGCAAGGTTTACTGTATGATAGGCGACGGTGAAGCCCAGGAGGGCAGCGTTTGGGAAGCCTCAATGGCGGCCTCCCACTACAACCTTGACAACCTCGTTGTAATTCTCGACAACAACAACCTCCAGATAGACGGCCCCGTAGACGAGGTGATGTCCATCTACCCGGCGGTTGAGAAGTGGAAGGCCTTCGGCTGGCACGTTGTTGAGATAAACGGCCACGACTTTAAAGAGATAAAAGCTGCCCTTGATGAGGCGGACACGGTGAAGTACAAGCCGACTATGATTATCGCCAAAACCGTTAAGGGTAAGGGGGTCTCCTTCATGGAGAACAGGGCCGAGTGGCACGGAAAGGCCCTGCCGCCGGAGCTCCTTAAAGAAGCCCTGAAAGAGCTGGGAGAAATAGTTTAACCCGGAGGAGAGTATGGAGAAGGTAAGCCTTAGGGACGCCTACGGCGATACGCTCGTTGAGCTCGGCAGGGAGGATGAACGGATAGTTGTCCTCGATGCCGACCTTTCCGGCTCAACGAAAACTGCCAAGTTTGCAAAAGCTTTCCCGGAGCGCTTTTTCAATATGGGAATTGCAGAGATAAACATGATGAACACCGCCGCCGGCCTTGCCACAACCGGCAAGATTCCCTTTGTGAGCACCTTTGCCATTTTCGGAACGGGAAGGGCCTGGGAGGCGGTAAGGCAGACGATATGTTACCCGAACTTGAGCGTCAAAATCGTCTGCACTCACGGCGGCATTACCGTAGGTGAAGACGGCGCAAGCCACCAGGCCCTTGAAGACGTTGCCAACATGAGGAACATCCCCAACATGAGGGTCATCGTTCCCGCAGACGACATTGAGACCCGCCAGGTTATAAGGAAAATCGCCTACACTCCCGGCCCCTTCTACGTAAGGCTCACCAGGGAGAAGTTCCCGAGGATTTTCGACGAAACCTACACCTTTGAAATCGGTAAGGGTCACGTTCTCAGGGAGGGAGAGGACGTTACCGTAATTGCGAACGGCGTTATGACCCACTTTGCCCTTCTTGCCGCCGAGGAGCTCGAGAAGGAGGGGATTTCTGTAGAGGTTATCCATATGCCTACGGTTAAACCAATAGATAAGGAACTTATAGTAAAATCGGCCCAAAAGACGAAGGCCGTTGTAACGGCCGAAGAGCACTCTATAATCGGGGGACTGGGCTCTGCCGTTGCCGAGGTTCTCGTTGAGAACTACCCCGTGCCCATGGAGAGGCTCGGAACTCCCGACGTTTTCGGCCGTTCCGGAAAGGGCTGGGAGCTTCTCCACTACTTCAAGCTCGACGATAAGGGTATTGTTGAGAAGGTGAAAAAAGTTTTAGAGAGGAAGTAGATGAAAAAGGCCGTCAAGCTCTCCCTCTTTGTTCTCTTCTTCCTTGCCGCCGTAGTTCTGATAGGGAAACACTCGGTGGTTTCCATAGCAAGGGCCTCTCAGGACTCTCAGCAGGAGCTGAAGTACATAAGGCTCTTTATGGAGGCCTACCAGCTGGTTAAGGAGAAGTACGTTGAACCTAAAACCCCCAAGACCCTCTTTGAGGGTGCGATTCAGGGAATGCTCAACAAGCTCGACCCCCACTGTACCCTCTTCACCCCCGACCAGCTTAAGGAGTTTCAGGTTGAAACCAGCGGTGAGTTTGGGGGCCTCGGCATTCAGATTACCAAGACTAAAGACGGCCGGCTGATGATAATAGCTCCCATAGAGGGCACTCCTGCCTACAAGGCGGGTATAAAGCCCGGAGACGTAATCGTTAAGATAGACGGCAAGAAGGTTACCCCCAGCATGACCCTCATGGAAGCCGTGAAGCTCATGAGGGGTAAACCGGGAACCAAGATAACCATCTGGATATGGCGTAAAGGCTGGGCCGAGCCCAAGCCCTTTACAATCACGAGGGCCGTTATAAAGATTAAGAGCGTGAAGTACCGTATACTCCCGGGGAACATAGGCTACATAAGGTTTACCATCTTCCAGAGGACCTCCGTAGACGAGTTTAAGAAGGCTCTTGAGGCCCTGAAGAAGCACAAAGGGCTTCAGGGCATTATCGTTGACCTGAGGAACAACCCGGGAGGTCTCCTCGATTCGGCCGTTGCCATAAGCGACTTCTTCCTTCCCAAAGGAGACCTTATCGTTTACACGAAGGGGCGCATCCCCGAGAGCGTTAAGAGCTACTACTCCCTCCACAACCCCGTGATACCCACCGACATTCCGGTTGTGATGCTCGTTAACGGGGGAACTGCAAGCGCCGCCGAGATTCTCACCGGAGCCCTGAGGTACAACGACAGGGCCGTTGTTGTAGGTGAGAAAACCTTCGGTAAGGGCTCCGTTCAGACCCTCTACCCCTTGGATATGGGCTACGCAATCAAGATAACAACGGCCAAGTACTACATGCCCAATCACCAGTGTATAGACGGTAAGGGGATTAAGCCCGACATAGAGGTGAAGCTCTCCAAAGAGGACATAGAGTTCTTCAAGAAGGAGGCCAAAGAGGTTGAGGCCCACCCTGAGAAGACCGAAGAGGTGAGGAAGCAGCAGGAGAAGTGGATAGACGCCCAGCTTAAGAGGGCTATGGAGGTTATAAAGGAGTTCCACCTCTTTAAGATGATGGAGTCTCCCAAGGGCAAGGAGGGTAAAAAGGCGGCATGATTTTTACCCTCCACGGCTGGAGCTTCAGCTCCTCCGTTTGGGAAGGAACGCCCTT is a window of Thermovibrio ammonificans HB-1 DNA encoding:
- a CDS encoding S41 family peptidase, giving the protein MKKAVKLSLFVLFFLAAVVLIGKHSVVSIARASQDSQQELKYIRLFMEAYQLVKEKYVEPKTPKTLFEGAIQGMLNKLDPHCTLFTPDQLKEFQVETSGEFGGLGIQITKTKDGRLMIIAPIEGTPAYKAGIKPGDVIVKIDGKKVTPSMTLMEAVKLMRGKPGTKITIWIWRKGWAEPKPFTITRAVIKIKSVKYRILPGNIGYIRFTIFQRTSVDEFKKALEALKKHKGLQGIIVDLRNNPGGLLDSAVAISDFFLPKGDLIVYTKGRIPESVKSYYSLHNPVIPTDIPVVMLVNGGTASAAEILTGALRYNDRAVVVGEKTFGKGSVQTLYPLDMGYAIKITTAKYYMPNHQCIDGKGIKPDIEVKLSKEDIEFFKKEAKEVEAHPEKTEEVRKQQEKWIDAQLKRAMEVIKEFHLFKMMESPKGKEGKKAA